Proteins from one Hydrogenophaga sp. SL48 genomic window:
- a CDS encoding enoyl-CoA hydratase/isomerase family protein, whose translation MAWDIEVIDECAVVRMNTNKVNVQNDQFFADLHAAFDRLEHEFSELPVVLTGQGDAFSAGIDFQYSFEIFGSGSLDKIRDWYKAYRETNLRIFRYPRPTVAAINGHAIAGGLITALDCDFRVAARKSAKFGLNEVPIGIPMPAAYVEIIKYALGDKVGALTTLRGELYGLEEAERLGFFHEVVEPDQLLSTAIRYARCITPDCNVAYSMSKKALQDATNKQIDERTVALDALLPNGMSDPGNRQAQDRRRLEIMHKRK comes from the coding sequence ATGGCATGGGATATCGAAGTCATTGATGAATGCGCCGTCGTGCGCATGAACACCAACAAGGTCAACGTCCAGAACGACCAGTTCTTCGCTGACCTGCACGCAGCATTCGATCGCCTCGAACACGAGTTCAGCGAGCTGCCCGTCGTCCTGACGGGACAGGGCGATGCGTTCTCGGCGGGTATCGATTTCCAGTACAGCTTCGAGATCTTCGGAAGCGGCAGCCTCGACAAGATCCGCGACTGGTACAAGGCCTACCGCGAAACCAATCTGCGCATCTTCCGGTACCCCCGGCCCACGGTGGCGGCCATCAACGGCCATGCCATTGCGGGTGGCCTGATCACTGCCCTGGATTGTGATTTCCGCGTCGCGGCCCGCAAGAGCGCGAAGTTCGGGCTCAACGAAGTCCCCATCGGCATTCCCATGCCTGCCGCCTACGTGGAGATCATCAAGTACGCCTTGGGCGACAAGGTGGGTGCGCTGACCACCTTGCGGGGCGAACTGTATGGTCTGGAAGAGGCCGAGCGACTGGGGTTCTTTCATGAAGTGGTGGAGCCGGACCAGCTGTTGTCCACGGCCATTCGCTATGCGCGCTGCATCACTCCCGACTGCAACGTCGCCTATTCGATGTCCAAGAAGGCGCTTCAGGATGCGACGAACAAGCAGATCGACGAGCGCACCGTTGCTCTCGATGCCTTGCTGCCGAATGGCATGAGCGACCCCGGCAACCGGCAGGCCCAGGATCGCCGTCGGCTCGAGATCATGCACAAGCGCAAATAG
- a CDS encoding amidohydrolase family protein, which yields MTEIIDVWMQLPNKAYLLDPMFDSLRRWPTAWRTLAQDNPDISHDEALKTFREQGVSRTIASAWWGPAGPMITNDEVAAAVKAHGGYVVGVASVDINRPMDAVRELRRCVKEFGFKGLRVLPWLWGLPPDDRRYYPLYAECVELDITFCLQVGHAGPMRPSEPGRPIPYLDNVAHEFPELRIVGGHIGFPWVNEMISLMMKHPNVYVDTSAYKASRFPPELVAYMRGPGKHKVVFGTNYPMLTPAECLKDIQALELGDDVLQRFLAGNARHAFKLEK from the coding sequence ATGACCGAAATCATCGATGTATGGATGCAGCTTCCGAACAAGGCGTACTTGCTGGACCCTATGTTCGATTCTTTGCGTCGATGGCCGACGGCTTGGCGGACGTTGGCGCAGGACAACCCGGACATCTCGCACGACGAGGCGCTCAAGACATTCCGCGAGCAAGGTGTCTCGCGGACGATCGCGAGCGCGTGGTGGGGGCCCGCGGGGCCGATGATCACGAACGACGAAGTGGCCGCCGCGGTCAAGGCGCACGGCGGATATGTGGTCGGCGTTGCGTCCGTCGACATCAACAGGCCAATGGACGCGGTGAGGGAACTGCGCCGATGTGTGAAGGAGTTCGGCTTCAAGGGCCTGCGGGTCCTGCCCTGGCTGTGGGGGCTCCCTCCCGACGACCGCAGGTACTACCCCCTCTATGCCGAATGCGTCGAGCTCGACATCACGTTCTGCCTGCAGGTGGGCCATGCCGGCCCGATGCGGCCTTCGGAGCCTGGGCGGCCAATCCCCTACCTGGACAACGTCGCGCACGAGTTTCCAGAACTGCGCATCGTCGGCGGGCACATCGGCTTCCCCTGGGTGAACGAGATGATCTCGCTCATGATGAAACACCCGAATGTCTACGTCGACACCTCGGCCTACAAGGCTTCCCGTTTTCCCCCGGAGCTGGTGGCCTACATGCGCGGTCCCGGAAAGCACAAGGTGGTGTTCGGCACCAACTACCCCATGCTGACCCCCGCCGAATGCCTGAAGGATATCCAGGCGCTGGAGCTCGGAGATGATGTGCTCCAACGGTTCCTCGCGGGTAATGCGCGTCACGCGTTCAAGCTGGAAAAGTGA
- a CDS encoding NAD(P)H-dependent oxidoreductase: MKRAHIVYAHPEPNSFVAAMRDMTKEALEKDGWQTSVTDLQAINFNAVAGADDFGDRSREDYLVYPLEQRHAWQNQTIDPQIATEVEAVRNADLLVLVFPIFWYSVPAQLKGWIDRVFLSGVFYGGTRVYDQGGMRGKRAMVVASLGGRDYMFGPDSIHGELKDMLKHLLQGTLGYVGYSVHEPFFAYHVPYVDNTERTGMLMKLFHAVENIDSRPVLPMPSLDDFDDQFRPKAAQTSST, from the coding sequence ATGAAACGCGCACACATCGTTTACGCGCACCCCGAACCGAACTCGTTCGTCGCAGCCATGCGCGACATGACCAAGGAGGCCTTGGAGAAAGATGGCTGGCAGACGAGCGTGACCGATCTGCAGGCTATCAACTTCAATGCTGTGGCCGGTGCAGATGATTTTGGTGACAGGTCACGCGAGGACTATCTGGTCTATCCACTGGAGCAGCGTCATGCCTGGCAAAACCAGACCATCGACCCGCAGATTGCCACCGAGGTCGAGGCCGTGCGCAATGCTGATCTGCTCGTGCTGGTATTCCCCATCTTCTGGTACTCGGTACCGGCTCAACTCAAGGGTTGGATCGACCGGGTGTTCCTGTCCGGTGTCTTTTACGGTGGAACGCGGGTTTACGACCAAGGCGGCATGCGCGGCAAACGCGCGATGGTCGTAGCGTCTCTGGGTGGGCGGGACTACATGTTTGGCCCCGACTCGATCCATGGTGAACTGAAGGACATGCTCAAGCACCTCCTGCAAGGCACGTTGGGGTATGTAGGCTATTCCGTCCATGAGCCGTTCTTTGCGTACCACGTCCCCTACGTGGACAACACGGAGCGTACCGGCATGCTCATGAAGCTTTTCCACGCCGTGGAGAACATCGACAGCCGGCCGGTACTGCCCATGCCCAGCCTGGATGATTTCGACGACCAGTTCCGGCCCAAGGCGGCGCAGACTTCATCAACCTGA